In Bactrocera neohumeralis isolate Rockhampton chromosome 5, APGP_CSIRO_Bneo_wtdbg2-racon-allhic-juicebox.fasta_v2, whole genome shotgun sequence, the genomic window ACTGACGGTCGTATTCACACTAGCCTTAAGCGAAATGATGGCTGGGAAAATTGGCATTTGAAATATCACTTTGATACAACACATATGGAAGTTTTTCCTAAAGAGAATATAATATACCTGACATGTGAATCGGATACTGTGCTGGATAGTATTGAGGAGGGTAAAATCTATATCATTGGAGGTTTAGTGGATCACAATCATCATAAGGGTCTGTGTCATAAACGAGCAATTGACAACGGATTACACACAGCGCGTCTTCCACTAAACGAACACGTGAATATGAAAACACGTGCAGTACTTAGTACATTTCATGGTAAGTTATTTGATTAAGAATGATGTCGATATATTTAACGATTTTCAAATGATTTCAGTATTTGAAATACTCTTGCGGGTCTCGGAAGGAAAGTCGTGGACTGAAGCCATTATTGAAACGTTACCTGAAAGAAAGGGGGCTAAACCTAAACTAAATTTAGAAGAGACAGGAAAACATTTGAATGACAAAGGAGTTGCAAACACTGAAATAATTGCTGATAACATTTGCGATTTGAATTGACGTCGTAATGATTTCTTGAATTATGGAGCAAAAACTTTTTCCACACTATATTAAAAACCTTTTGAATGgtataagcaaaaatatatacactttgGCCGTAAAAAGCTAGAATAAACAcaattgaaagtattttttgaaaatccatgAAATTGGGTTAAAGAAGCAATAAAGCATAGATTTCATGGCACAGTACCACTAAATGTGCATTAAATTTTGGAATTATATTCTAAAGACAACAcgttagttttatattttaaaattcagtCTACCGCGATTACAATTTATCTTAGTTGCTTATATGAACTTCGTGTAATCTAACATCCTTTAACATATAACTTTCCTCGCTTTACGTGACAGTTCACACTGAAACAGCACAGAAAACAAAGGGTGTGCAGCAATGAACGCTTTGCTTTCAGTGCTTTTCTCGTAAAAATGAGAGTTTTACGTGAACATACTATATAGATGCGTACATCGCACttttctgtcaaaaaaaatGCCTGACGCAAAGCGATCCAAAAATTCTATGTGAACTAGCCGTTAGTAAATAATTTAGATTCGGTTGGCTCCCGTGGAGAATGGTTGTCAATCCATTGTGAATAAGAGTCTGAGAACTGTTCAAAATAACATATgatcgtatattttatttatttcaacctAGAAACGGCTTTACCATAAAAAATTAAGTGCAAAAGTTTATTAAGAAACTGATTCTTAGTTTTCgtgtcataaaattttaaaatatgtagacttccagtttttatttataaatattaaacttgtatttcattttatgttgcagcttcaattattaataagATTGCATTGCATTTAATGGTATAAATAtcctaaaaataatataacaatgtaaatattatttccaatatattatattccaatgatttaatataaaacatttacatatCTTGATATATCATGTGCATACATCGGTGTTAAGAAGGcattactaaattttaaatttattgaaaatgcaaCTCTGTTTGTAATGCACCGGCTGATGCAATTTTCCTTCTCCCACTCACGCGAATTCGAATAGAAGAGAGCAAATGCTAAGCAaggaaaacaaaacacaatgaaaataacaacaaaatgcaaaagaaatcgcgCAAATGCGAAGATACACAAAAGCGGACAAGATACAAGCCAAGCGAAAACACCATGGTCAATTTAGTTACTCTTCGATTTTCGAACAGTGCggtaaaaacttaaatttatttagaacTTCTATTCGTGCGTTTTTTTGTGTGAAGATTCAACGGtgagtgaaatttatttttttaaacccttaAATTCATAGTTTAGGAATAGCACATCAATTTGCAAAATTGTTACTATATCTTAGATAGGGCTTTTCATATTGTTAAGGTCGCATAATATGCCTTGAAGGCCGCTGATATCGTGCGGTATGCGTCCCGGGCTGCAGCGCGTTCGTGCCTCCGCCCTCTGGCAATTTCATCTTTCATTTATTGTGTTTTGACGCAATTGAGTTTCTTTTCCTGCGCTAAATGCGCAaaaaaggaatataaataaatgtgtgccGCAAATTGAATGGATTCCATTTCCATATTAATTTGTTATAATGAAAAACTTACGACAACTTTTAAGCTGTGCAATAATTAGGTACATATATTAAGAACAaagaaagtatatacatatgtacatatgtatgtatgtaatacaagTTGCGCCTGCAATCAAATCATATGTTTGGAACAAACGCGTCTGggcattatatattatacatatgtatgtacatacatacatatgtttgttgcGTACTGGCTTGCATTTGAATTTCAACTTTAATAATGTCGTTAAGAATGAATACTTTCTAAATTACGtacgtaatttttatttaatttatgcctgcgtatgtatgtatgtaggtgcgtGTGTATTTCTATACCGGTGCGTGACATTTTATGGAGTTTCCATACAAACCGCTATTAATTCATTAATGCAGTTACTTCTTTTCGACAACATGATGCGCagtgttatataaatatatataatatttttataaatataagtatgtacatatgttcttcttGCGAAGCGCTGCAGTAGCAATATAAAATATGCTAAAACTATAGCCGCAACttccatgtacatacataatacatcAATATTCATTTGTATACGccttatatacgtacatacattgttaaaaagaaatatcaaacattgaaaacattttcatttgcgGCCCTGCGACGCAATAACCACAGACAACAACGAAGGCCAAACAGCTTTTCtaaatacattcatatataggtttacatacatacatatgtatctttgtGAATATAAAAATCAGCCTTTTCGTCGTCTtgcacctatgtatgtataccgtACGCCATGTGTGTCCAGTACAGCGGGAGGTAATAGAAGACGCCATACTTAAAACTCCATTACTTTGAATTCGACATAGCTAAATGATTCCCAAAAGTTGTAGCTAGGTAGTAATCTTTAAAGAGTTCTTGAATAGAAGTTTTCGTTCAAAATTTACGAATTCAGTGTAAACTATTTCTAAACTGCAGTTTTGTGCCCTGTGTCGGTACctgtattatatttataatggcGTCGTGTACCTGAAAATGCAGGTAGAGCGGTAAAACTATAAAAcgaatacttatttttatttgacagatGCTATTTTTCGTACAAATACATTTTGTATAACTTAtcgtatattaaatataagatatatgcataaaaattgcttatttcgcttccaaatttaactattttatcaGCTTTCTATGTGTAGATACATATCAGTTAGACAAAAACGGCTACCTAGCCTATTTGGAAACCTTATCTGGTCAGCTGTTGTTACAGCAAAAGGCATCGCTTCGTTGTTTCACAATTACTCTCATTTTCCAACACAAAAGTTAGGTACGCCCTTAAGAAGGTAGgcagattttaaatttttatacataaatttgtgTGAAAATAGAAATGTTATTTGAAATGtcacatttaaaaaacaaagaaaaatctgTTTGCAGTGTAATCTGCAAAATCTTTACAGAGAAATCCATCAATTGTAAGCGTATGCCATgcatatgttaaaattttagtagAATTAGGATATTGCCATGCTGCTATGCATTTGTATCTATCTATTTAGGATCTACCCAAAGTCATATACCTACTTGCGACCTTATCTACTTGTGAAAACACAGTGCTTTCTAAAAGTATATTTGGGTAGATATGTGCATACATTTATGCATGTgagtattatatgtatacacgtgcgtatgcacatatatttatgtgtgtgggTAAATCATTGATGGATCTACCGTCAAAACACTTAGACATTTTGTGAGTTACATTATACCTGTATGTCACTCAGGCTTGATCGTTTACCAAAATGGTCgactttttatttactttgcaaATACATAAGGTCCTTTTCGAACCTTGCCTATAAATAAAGTACCAAAATGGCAgactaaatatatttactttgtaAATACATAAGGTCCTTTTCGAACCCTCTCGATAAAGGAAGTATTGATGTACAGTTTTATGTCAATATATTGTACATGTGCATTTTTCGGTTATGACTACAAAAACTACCCATTTCCGTTCTGTGAACGACCAATACAGTGAATTATCTAttattattcttacttttaaataaaaatttgagtaATAAACgccattttatattattactcCATTTTTATGCATAACTCTCTATCTTCCTATTATTCCTATACTTTGGCTGCAGTTCCATTTTGTTATTTCTCCTTTTTTCTTTGTATgtattcaaaaatggaaaacaatttttaccaaaacaaaatatgtacgatatgctaaatttttgcgtttttggTAAAATGCCAGCATTATTCTTCGCCTTGTTTTCGAAATAGTACACATAAAtccatttttgtaaatatgtacacacatgAAAGAAAACACGAGATTTAGCCGCAaatgtgattaaaaaaaaaaataataaatagaataaaatatgGTTTCTTGTTTTGTTGAAATATGGCGCGCGTCAGTTTACTCTTGGTGTGATCTTTGTAGTGCTGTGCATATACACAGtacagtatgtatatacacattttctgTTTATAAAAACGTCATTTTGCCAAAAAGTCGCTGTTTCAATTCTTTCCTTTGCGCTGTGCTGGCGTTAATATTTTGCGCAAAAATTTGGTCCAAGGAAGGTTCGAGTTTTCATCATTCATTCTCGCGCTTTTcactatatttatgtacatatatacatgcttTGCATTTGCAGCcttttatatattgtaaatacatatgtatattgcggTCTATTTCAAATAGTTTGCTTCattcacaattttcaatttctctCTAGAAACGAAAGTGACAACGCAAGTTTGGTCAGCGACCAGCAATTTTTGTATGAGAACGCGCTGATCGACGAAGTGCTACGAATTTGGTGCAGCAATACTTCATAAATACCaattgcaaaaaccaaaaagtaaaaaataaaaaatattacactaAAGTTCAAATAGTACACAGTGTGTTGGGCAAGAATTGCAATTATGTTGTGCATTTTTTAATACGTTAAATATTCAACTTGTGCTCGATTAAAGTGTGGTGTCtaacaaaaatagcaaatttttgttttttataaaagtcaattaatataaaaacaacaaataattaaatacaaaacacAATGCAAGCGGTAAAGGCGAAATTGTCAAATATTTCCATACCATGGAGGCTAGTGTTGAAGAATGTCGCAGCGATTGTGATATCTTTGGTAGCATTGTCATGGTGAGTATTCCTACCAAAAATTTCTATGACAACTACAATTACACAAAATTACCCCACTGCACGCATTCATTCatacaaatttcataaaaatattaatattcataaaatttttggctacccacacatacacctacacatacatacatatacatgcacatattattgctttgcttttaaatattttatttgcagtattattaatttttcgaacaaaatataaaagcataCATTGTATTATTAATTGCGAAATGAAGAATTAGTGGCACATTAGAACATTCTGCTgtgcaatataattttaattttgtattccaACGAATTATTCTTGTTTGTGTGTACATTTATACTGATTCTCTAGTCTTATTTACTACATTCAGTGTTGGATTTGTTGCCGTTTTCCCCACAAATATGCTCAAATTTTCTTCTTCGCTATTCGAACATGATATTGTGAAATTTCTAAGCGCTTTTTGTAgaacacatttttaattatatagtaaatatacttGTGTATATAGTTTGGTGTGTGGCAAATCAACCATCGCTTTACGGAGTAATAACCCGAGTTAATTACCTTGAAACCAGTGCGCGACTTGCAAGAAATGTTCATACATACAGTAGTCTCTATACACAtctaatacttacatatgtatgtatgtatatacgcatctaatacatacatatatgtatatagccgtTTACATTTTTTGCGATTACTTGATTACTTTTTTGGTACATTCATGGTCACAGCAAACTAGTGATTTGAAATCAACCAGTGActtatttgtaataaatatatacactcaTCTGTATGTAGGGAGGCACACATTTGTAATTGATAATGTATATGGGTTTAAACgtaagcaaatatacatacatacatatgtatgtactatttgATCATGGACTATATGACCTGGACCAAgaagaaaacaatattttcacgAACCTTAATACAATTGTTTATTATAGGATTCATTAAAGGCTCCTTTTTAACCTTTAGTTTTTTTCCGTTTTGGCCTCATTTAGGAGCGCCATTCGCAAGATTGTTGGATCAATCAaatcaagcatctcttttgcaaCCTCTATTcgaagttgttttttttttacaagagaTTCAAGATTCTGGTCTTTTGGAACGAGCCTACCATTGATACGCTTCATACccgaaacattaaccaaaatgtgtgtAAGAGATGTTAAGATCCTCTGATATGCCAATACTAATCACAACTTGATAATTTTCAAACACTTTATCTTAAACTTTTCGATTTCGATGATGGGTTTCGGTATTACGACTAGCCTTGTTACGATCATGCACTTGCGGTAATTGGTTGTTGAGGGATTTTACACTCAATAATTTCTTAgtggaaattatatttttttttggaaaaagtcctaatatttatgcattttttttctgTGTCACCCTAATAATAATGCTTTATACATTCGACTCGAGGAATGAACATGAGTTAGCACTAAAGTAATTAAAGTTTTACCTAACGGAGAGCTAAAATTCCCATTTCTAAATAAACTGAAAGCACAGCAATTTTCTTCATAAGTTTCTAAGCAGACATGCtgattcttccaaaaaaatctaaaacatATCACTTTATATCGAGTACGTTATcacattacaaaattttagcagTTCGAGTAAGTGCCATTAGGTATCATTCAGTTCCTGATCTAACCTTACATTTATATagctacaaaaattttatttacatacatacatactatgtaagTCAACGCTACAGCAAATTcttcagattggaccactatagtatatagctaccatacaaactaacctatcaaaatctaaataaatatatttttatactcttttgaAGGGAATTATATCTTTTGTTGGAatgaagttaaggttttttcctgttttattgacaaaaaatatgGTTGCACCCTAATACTCAAAACAGATACGTATTTATGTATcatgcacatacatgcatacatatataatatattttatgcgAGATAATAACAAACCCATAATTGGAGGAAATTGTCTGCCAACGATATTTGCGCTCTAATGTGTTCAAAAAGCAGGCGATACGTTGACGCACTGACCATTTGCTGTTGATCAACAAAGCGAAAATTAAGACAcagaaattacaacaaaaatggcTCCACAACATAAAGTGAATAACAACGGAAAAGTcgttcatttaaaaataatgtgtgaCACGAATATTTGAAACGCAGCAAAGTCGAAAGAAGGCGGTCGGCATGTCGCAGCTACGACAGGAGGTAGCCGCGCACccattaaaaattgtaaaatttcggCTGCCAAGTGGGGGTGTGGAGGCGCTTGTTGATGTCTGTTGACTAAAGATCGGTTGGCAGCGTACGATATTGACAAAGAGTGCGTTTTATTTTCGGTTTATCTTATTTTAACGCGTAATTTGGGTCAAAGAACTGAAAGTCGTCGGAAGCCGTCGTATGCACCGTACATATACGAGTTGTTCCCAAATCGTTCTATCGTTAACAAAATTGCTACCgcaaaaagtgaataaaaacgaacaataaataaaatataaataaaaaccaaaacaaaaataaaaataaatgcaaaaacaaaaacaaaggcgGAGGCAAAGGCAAAGGCAAAATGCGACAGCGGCGTGCCGGTGTGATGACAAGCAACATGTGACTCCACCGCTTGGCTGCGACGGACTCAAGTGGGGGCCAATAATTGTTTTACAATATGAAAACGAAAATACTGGTATTGcacatgtgcatacatataaacatatgtacatatatccatatacatacaaagtGAATTGCTGGTATGGTAGTGCAAGTGGGTGTGTTTGCAATGACACTGCGGAGAAGCTGGCCatacaaattaaaatgtatatataaatatgtagcaTATATAGTAcgtactatatagtatatgaatatCGAATGTGCTCATTGAGTTGCAGATGAATGTGTGTCTATCTAGATTTGAAAGCTGTCCGTCTGCCCAGTGTACTTGCATGTGACTTGTTGGCTGTTGGCTCGAATTTTGTGCGTTCATATGAGAATATGTAGCTACCGTTAGATACATGGTTATAATGGTTTACACCggcattttcaataaataatacgtataataaacaaaatgtatCTAAAATGAGTTATTCACATCTATTGCATATG contains:
- the LOC126757938 gene encoding tRNA methyltransferase 10 homolog A produces the protein MPEEILEPQAKLQKIEDDEKNKQVECETKLHGPGETPPNPLSKNQLKKQKRLEKYEEFKKARRLKERERQKQKRLEAQAQGLPTRNGPSRKELKKRQAEVDKQELGKLSVAIDLDYDELMHDRDVAKCIKQCLRIYTINRRSTCPGQLHLTGIKTDGRIHTSLKRNDGWENWHLKYHFDTTHMEVFPKENIIYLTCESDTVLDSIEEGKIYIIGGLVDHNHHKGLCHKRAIDNGLHTARLPLNEHVNMKTRAVLSTFHVFEILLRVSEGKSWTEAIIETLPERKGAKPKLNLEETGKHLNDKGVANTEIIADNICDLN